The genomic interval TTATGGGTTCCAGCATCATTACCTATTGTACTTGTAATATTTGTTAATTGCTCAAAATCAATACCACTGTGTCTACTTCCTCCTGTAAAGAACCCTGGGATTATTTTAATATGAGATTTACCTTCTGGATCATTTTTCTTAATTTCATCGGCCATAAATTGGTACCCACTTGCAACGCGGTCTTGATTAAATCTGATTAAATCATACCAAACAGGAGTTCCTCTTTCAGATTCGTTAATGGGTAGTGATGGAATAATAACATCATCAAAACTTGTGAAATTTTTACCCCAACGTATATTTAAATTTTCAATGGTTTTATGTTTATCTTTTAGCCAAGTTCTTAAACTGTCCTTTGCATAATCAGAGAATTCAACAACATCCCAAGTACCAGAAATATTCCAATGAGGTTCATTTGTCAACATATACCCTAGTTTGTTGTAGTTTTTTCCTTTTATAATGGGACCAACACCAGCGAGAAGCTTTTGCATAATTTCTCTCATACCAGGACTACTTATGTCATATTTAAAAAATTCACTTCCACCTTTATTGATAGTAGGATATTTTGTTTTTAACCAGTTTGGAACGCTAGTTTGTCCTATAAAAACACCTCCAATAGTCCCTGAAGGTTTACTATTTAAGTCATTTAAAATATAAGAAGCTATGGCGCCACTTTCATTAGCAACGTGACTAGGGGCTGTGTAAAATGTACTTAAATTTCCAAGATATTCATTTAAATTATAAGTACTGGCACTTCCTGGTTTCCATGTATAATCATTTAAAAATACAGGTTTTCCATTTTCAATTAATTCGTTTTTTACTACAGAGACCTTCGACCAATCTATAATAGGTATGGATCTTCTAATGACATCCCCATTAATGATAGCTTTTACTGTGCTTATAGCTTCTTCGACCATCATAATAACCTCACTGCGTTCAAAGGTTGCGAGATGCTCTGCTAAGTTCGCTGCCGTAGTTTGATGAAATGATTGTATTGTTTTTAATAAAGGTTCATTCAATTCTTTATTATTTTCATCCCAGTTAGCATAAAGCAAAAAGATTTTAGCGGTGCTAATAGTCATTTTTTCTTTGGTGACATCAAGACCTTCAGTCTCTGCTTTTGAAATCAAGATTTCAAGCGTATCAATTTTTTTTACTGCATCTTCTTCCGTCCCTTTAAAATCTTCAATATTTATTTTGGGAACTCTCTGGGCATAAGTTATTTGCTGTACAAAAAGGCACATAAAAAAGACCGTAAAATAAGCGGTACTATTTGTTTTCATTAGTTTTTAGGATTAAATCAGTTTGTTATGTTTATTGATAAATACAACCTCTATTAAAAATCGTAACAGAGGGCATTAACCAAAATAAGGTAGAACTATAATCTTGTCTCAAGACCATCAATCATTAGGTGCAAACCCTAAATAGGGAGCTTCTTACAGGGTATTTACTACAGTTCTCAGTTTACGTGCTTGCGTAGATCTTCAGAACATTAATTCAACTCACTATTAACAGGAACTCGAAGATAAAGGTTGAGTCAATTATTTGACGCAACCCTTTCTTTACATTTCTAATTCTTAGTAGCTAGCTTTATTACTGCCAACCTTCATTTTGCCAGCTTATACCATATTTAGCATACCTAAGTTCTTCATTTCTTGGTATGGGCATTACTCTATATTTAGGTTCTGTAACATTACGTTTTTGAACAACAACACGTTCATAGCTTAGATCACTGTTAACCTTCGTAATCTTCATACCAGTAATGATACCTTCCTTTTCATTTTGGATGTTCCAACGACGCAAATCAAAGTAACGTTCTTCCTCGAAAGCAAATTCTACACGGCGTTCATTACGCAAACGTAAACGAAAATCCTCGGGACTCAATCCGGTAGGCAAAGCGGGCATATCAACACGATCACGAACGGCATCAATTGCGCTTTTAGCTTCGGAATTAACACCATTTGCCTCGAATGACGCTTCTGCAAAGTTCAAATACATCTCTGCCAAACGGAAATAAGGCCAAGTACCATCCTTATTTACGTTCTTATTTGACCCCCAATGACTGAATTTTCTTAAATAATAACCCGTATTTGTATATTGTTCATTATTTGTACTAAAGCCATTATTACCTCCAACATATGTTTCAACAGGTTTATTTCCATTTGTTAAATCAAAATTATCACCATTGCAAATGATCGTTGCATGCAAACGCGGGTCTCTATTCTGATATGGGGATTCAGGATCATATAAACCACCATTAGCTTTTAGAGCAGCCGGATTGTAGTTGGGCTGCAGATGCTCATTATCCAGATATGGAGTCTTCTGATTTAAAATAGGCACACCATCGCTTGTTTCATAGGCATCAACCAATTCTTGAGAAGGACAAAATCCAGAAGTAGTAACTCCGTTTGAAGCATTCATAGGTAAACCATATTTTTGCCAAAGATTCAACGTACCGTTCGGATTATAAATATATTCCGTATTGATTCGATTTGAACTAAGTGCGGGATGAATTAAAAACATATCCTGATAAGAATTAAGAGATCCAGCATTTTGATAAGCATTAGTAGCCACCTTATAAATTGAATAATTATGTGACTTTAGAGCAGTTAAACAATCTTTAGTAATAGTTGCAGCTTGTGACCATTCTATTGCATTATTACTAGCCCCATATAAAGCTACTTGTGATTTTAAAGCCATCGCAAAACCCTTTGTCAAAGTACCTTCATTATCGTTATTATTTACACTCCAAGGAAGGTCATCTTCAAGCATAGCCGAATCAATATCAGCTATTATACTTTCTACACAATTGGCGTAACTAGGTCGCACATCTTTAGAATAATCATGATCTAAACTATAAATCTCATTATTCATGGGTAATGGACCGTAGTGTTTCACCAAAAGCCATTTGTAAAATGCACGAGTCAAAAGTACGTTACCTTTCCATATTCCTCTAAGTTCCGGTAACTTATAATAAATATCAGGGTTATAATTAGTTAAATAAATATTACAATTACGAATGCCTTCATACATACCATCATAAATGTTCCCCATAAAATTATTTGACGACGTCATTTGACCATCGTAATATTTCCATTGAGCACTAGCCTGTTTACTAGAAGAACCATCCTGACCTTCATCTGTAAATGCAGCTAAGAAGTTTCCTCCTCTCCAGTTAGCCAATGCGGGAATATGCGACATACATGTATTCACATAATCTCCCGTTCCTCCATAATCAGAAAAAATATAATCATAACTTACACGATTGTCTTCACCATAATCAAATGTATCATTACACGAGGTGAATAAAAGCCCTATAGAAAAAGCTGTTAAGAGTTTTATTTTAAATTTCATCTTTTTAATATTTTAAAATGTTACATTAATTCCTGCAGAAAAATAACGTTGCGTAGGGAAGTTCGTTACATTATTATTTTCAATATCAACATCACCTGACTTTGAATTATCAAAAGTCAATAAATTAACTGCGCTTGCATATATTCGAAGATTACTAATTGATAATATCTTCGTTAATTCACTAGGTAAAGAATACCCAACTTCTATGTTTTTTATTCGCCAAAAGGCTTTGCTTTCGGACCAATAATCATTAGAACGATAGCTTGAACTCCCAGAAAGCGTCAAGGCTGGGCCTGCAATCATACTTCCGTCTGCATATCTTTGAGCCGTCCAGGCATTCTTATTATCAGCAAAGAATGTTCCTTTATTATAGCTACTATAATACCCGACACCATTGTTGAATTTATCAAATTTACCTAAGCCTTGTAATAACATAGAAAAATCAAAGTTTTTAAAACGAAGATTAGCTTCAAAACCCCATTCTACTTGAGGACTACCCGTATCACCCATTTTTACTTGATCAGCAGCGTCAATAGTTCCATCTCCATTCACATCTTTATAAATGAAATCTCCAGGACGAGGTGCTTGTCCTTGATAAACTAAACCTGAGTTATCAATCTCATCTTGAGAATTGAAATAGCCGTTACCATTACTGTAATCAACCTGATAAGCGAAACGCTGGCCTAATCGGTAACCTGTTTTACGATATCTATATGCGTAATCTTCTG from Flavobacterium ovatum carries:
- a CDS encoding RagB/SusD family nutrient uptake outer membrane protein, with the protein product MKFKIKLLTAFSIGLLFTSCNDTFDYGEDNRVSYDYIFSDYGGTGDYVNTCMSHIPALANWRGGNFLAAFTDEGQDGSSSKQASAQWKYYDGQMTSSNNFMGNIYDGMYEGIRNCNIYLTNYNPDIYYKLPELRGIWKGNVLLTRAFYKWLLVKHYGPLPMNNEIYSLDHDYSKDVRPSYANCVESIIADIDSAMLEDDLPWSVNNNDNEGTLTKGFAMALKSQVALYGASNNAIEWSQAATITKDCLTALKSHNYSIYKVATNAYQNAGSLNSYQDMFLIHPALSSNRINTEYIYNPNGTLNLWQKYGLPMNASNGVTTSGFCPSQELVDAYETSDGVPILNQKTPYLDNEHLQPNYNPAALKANGGLYDPESPYQNRDPRLHATIICNGDNFDLTNGNKPVETYVGGNNGFSTNNEQYTNTGYYLRKFSHWGSNKNVNKDGTWPYFRLAEMYLNFAEASFEANGVNSEAKSAIDAVRDRVDMPALPTGLSPEDFRLRLRNERRVEFAFEEERYFDLRRWNIQNEKEGIITGMKITKVNSDLSYERVVVQKRNVTEPKYRVMPIPRNEELRYAKYGISWQNEGWQ